Proteins from a genomic interval of Neisseria arctica:
- a CDS encoding SPFH domain-containing protein, translated as MSFPILILMAVIIFGFKAFTVVPQQEAYVVERLGRFYKVLKPGLNILIPFIDRIAYKHTLKEIPLDVPSQVCITRDNTQLTVDGIIYFQVTDPKLASYGSSNYIMAITQLAQTTLRSVIGRMELDKTFEERDEINSIVVSALDEAAISWGVKVLRYEIKDLVPPQEILRAMQAQITAEREKRARIAESEGRKIEQINLASGQREAEIQQSEGEMQAAINASRGEKEAQINRAEGEAQALRLVAEANADAIRAVAQALQTEGGSEAVNLKVAEQYVEAFSKLAKTNNTLIMPANVADIGSLVSAGLKIVEGNKNTAK; from the coding sequence ATCAGCTTCCCCATTCTTATCTTGATGGCCGTGATTATTTTCGGCTTCAAGGCCTTTACCGTTGTACCACAACAAGAAGCTTATGTAGTCGAACGCTTAGGCCGTTTTTACAAAGTACTGAAGCCGGGTTTGAATATCCTTATTCCTTTCATCGATCGCATTGCCTACAAGCATACGTTGAAGGAAATTCCGTTGGATGTTCCCAGCCAAGTCTGCATTACCCGTGACAACACCCAACTAACCGTTGACGGTATTATCTATTTTCAAGTAACCGACCCCAAGCTGGCTTCGTATGGCTCTAGCAACTACATTATGGCGATTACGCAATTGGCTCAAACCACCCTGCGTTCGGTGATCGGCCGTATGGAGTTGGATAAAACTTTTGAGGAACGCGACGAAATCAACAGTATCGTTGTTTCCGCTTTAGATGAAGCTGCCATATCGTGGGGCGTAAAAGTTTTACGATATGAAATCAAAGATTTAGTTCCACCCCAAGAAATCTTGCGCGCTATGCAGGCGCAGATCACAGCCGAACGCGAAAAACGCGCCCGAATCGCCGAATCCGAAGGCCGTAAGATTGAGCAAATCAATTTGGCCAGCGGTCAACGGGAAGCCGAAATCCAACAGTCCGAAGGTGAAATGCAAGCTGCCATCAATGCTTCACGTGGTGAAAAAGAAGCCCAAATCAACCGTGCCGAAGGTGAGGCGCAAGCCTTGCGTTTGGTGGCCGAAGCCAATGCCGACGCTATCCGCGCGGTAGCGCAAGCACTTCAAACCGAAGGGGGTAGTGAGGCAGTAAACCTGAAGGTAGCCGAACAATATGTAGAAGCCTTCAGCAAACTGGCGAAAACCAACAATACCCTGATTATGCCTGCTAATGTAGCTGATATCGGTTCATTGGTTTCCGCAGGATTGAAGATTGTCGAAGGCAATAAAAATACCGCCAAATAA